One stretch of Amycolatopsis tolypomycina DNA includes these proteins:
- a CDS encoding cytochrome P450, protein MHEISVSEQYHVLQREEPMSRVQMPFGEPAWLATKYADVKLVTTDPRFSRELAQGLDQPRMRRQQMGDGIMGMDPPDHSRLRRLVAKAFTARRLEQMREGVKDLVNRLLDDMQAHGDSADLVEELARPLPVTVICDLLGVPQEDHKIFREWTQALVSDATAKGDVLDVYGDQLDDYVAGLVAQRREEPTDDLLGALVYARDAGDKLTENELISIAGAGLLTGGVETVSTALPSFIFTLLTQPELLAQLRAEPEIMPTAIEELLRYVPINTAAMFARYATEDIRFGDVVVRAGDPVLPALHAANRDPEVFADPDRIDLTRKPNPHVAFGHGPHHCIGAQLARLELQEALKAILARFPDLRFADGREGVKWEYGVIVRGPSLLRIAW, encoded by the coding sequence ATGCACGAGATCTCCGTTTCCGAGCAGTACCACGTCCTGCAGCGCGAAGAGCCGATGAGCCGGGTGCAGATGCCCTTCGGCGAACCGGCCTGGCTGGCGACGAAGTACGCCGACGTCAAGCTGGTGACGACCGACCCGCGGTTCAGCCGGGAGCTCGCGCAGGGCCTCGACCAGCCGCGGATGCGCCGCCAGCAGATGGGCGACGGCATCATGGGGATGGACCCGCCGGACCACTCCCGCCTGCGCCGCCTGGTTGCGAAGGCCTTCACCGCCCGCCGTCTCGAGCAGATGCGCGAGGGCGTCAAGGACCTGGTGAACCGCCTCCTCGACGACATGCAGGCCCACGGCGACAGCGCCGACCTCGTCGAGGAGCTGGCGCGGCCGCTGCCGGTCACGGTGATCTGCGACCTGCTCGGCGTGCCGCAGGAGGACCACAAGATCTTCCGCGAGTGGACCCAGGCGCTGGTCAGCGACGCGACGGCCAAGGGTGACGTGCTCGACGTCTACGGCGACCAGCTGGACGACTACGTCGCCGGGCTGGTGGCCCAGCGCCGCGAGGAGCCGACCGACGACCTGCTCGGCGCGCTGGTCTACGCCCGCGACGCCGGCGACAAGCTGACCGAGAACGAGCTGATCTCGATCGCCGGCGCGGGTTTGCTCACCGGCGGCGTCGAGACGGTGTCGACGGCGTTGCCCAGCTTCATCTTCACGTTGCTGACCCAGCCGGAGCTCCTGGCGCAGCTGCGCGCGGAACCGGAGATCATGCCGACGGCGATCGAGGAGCTGCTGCGGTACGTGCCGATCAACACCGCGGCGATGTTCGCCCGCTACGCGACCGAGGACATCCGCTTCGGCGACGTCGTGGTGCGTGCGGGCGACCCGGTGCTGCCTGCCCTGCACGCGGCCAACCGCGACCCGGAGGTCTTCGCCGACCCGGACCGCATCGACCTGACGCGCAAGCCGAACCCGCACGTGGCCTTCGGGCACGGCCCGCACCACTGCATCGGCGCGCAGCTGGCCCGGCTGGAGCTGCAGGAGGCGTTGAAGGCGATCCTCGCGCGGTTCCCGGACCTGCGGTTCGCGGACGGCCGCGAAGGCGTCAAGTGGGAGTACGGCGTGATCGTGCGGGGGCCGTCCCTCCTGCGCATCGCCTGGTGA
- a CDS encoding methylaspartate mutase, translated as MSFEEFVARRHAAGELVVQPRMGFADPAVMRAGLAATKNAAAATVGTVTLDSYTRVCDTASVAHALGNGIALNGYPIVNHPPEVTRGMLDGLEGPGFPVQVRHGSARPADIFRAMIAAGLHATEGGPVSYCLPYSRTPLDESVRNWARCCDLLLAAEHPGGRPHLETFGGCMMGQLCPPSELVALSVLEALFFYRKGLRSISVSYAQQTNMAQDQEAVAALRRLCAELLPEATWHVVIYAYMGLFPRTPGGARTLLGKAAELAVTTGSERLIVKTTAEAHRIPTVAENVAALEHAAAAADAVTEKAVVAADNQVYREAHALVDAVLNSHADLGRAIVIAFKRGLLDVPYCLHPDNAGQARSYLDPAGRLGWSELGSLPLHGVVERHHAGRITSSTLMSALSHVQHAFDTEALEQPMRAIGGGS; from the coding sequence GTGAGTTTCGAAGAGTTCGTCGCGCGACGGCACGCCGCGGGCGAGCTCGTCGTGCAGCCCCGGATGGGGTTCGCGGACCCGGCCGTGATGCGCGCGGGACTGGCCGCGACGAAGAACGCGGCCGCCGCGACGGTCGGCACGGTCACCCTGGACAGCTACACCCGCGTCTGCGACACCGCTTCCGTGGCCCACGCGCTCGGCAACGGGATCGCGCTCAACGGCTACCCGATCGTCAACCACCCGCCCGAGGTCACCCGGGGGATGCTCGACGGGCTCGAAGGCCCGGGTTTCCCGGTGCAGGTCCGCCACGGTTCGGCGCGGCCGGCGGACATCTTCCGCGCGATGATCGCCGCCGGGCTGCACGCCACCGAGGGCGGCCCGGTGTCCTACTGCCTGCCCTACAGCCGCACGCCGCTCGACGAGTCCGTGCGCAACTGGGCGCGCTGCTGCGACCTGCTGCTGGCCGCCGAGCACCCGGGCGGCCGGCCGCACCTGGAGACGTTCGGCGGCTGCATGATGGGCCAGCTCTGCCCGCCGAGCGAGCTGGTGGCGCTGTCGGTGCTGGAGGCGTTGTTCTTCTACCGCAAGGGCTTGCGCAGCATCTCGGTGAGCTACGCGCAGCAGACGAACATGGCCCAGGACCAGGAGGCGGTGGCCGCGCTGCGCCGGCTGTGCGCCGAGCTGCTGCCCGAGGCGACCTGGCACGTCGTGATCTACGCCTACATGGGCCTGTTCCCGCGGACGCCGGGCGGGGCGCGGACCCTGCTCGGAAAAGCGGCCGAGCTGGCGGTGACGACCGGGTCGGAACGGCTGATCGTCAAGACCACCGCCGAGGCGCACCGGATCCCGACCGTCGCCGAGAACGTCGCGGCGCTGGAACACGCCGCCGCGGCCGCGGACGCGGTCACCGAGAAGGCCGTCGTGGCCGCCGACAACCAGGTCTACCGCGAGGCGCACGCCCTCGTCGACGCCGTGCTGAACAGCCACGCCGACCTGGGCCGCGCGATCGTGATCGCGTTCAAGCGCGGCCTGCTCGACGTCCCGTACTGCCTGCACCCGGACAACGCCGGGCAGGCGCGCAGCTACCTCGACCCGGCGGGCCGGCTCGGCTGGTCGGAGCTCGGGTCGCTGCCGCTGCACGGCGTGGTGGAGCGCCACCACGCCGGCCGGATCACCTCGTCGACGTTGATGTCGGCGCTTTCCCACGTCCAGCACGCCTTCGACACCGAGGCACTGGAACAACCGATGAGAGCGATTGGGGGCGGGTCGTGA
- a CDS encoding cobalamin B12-binding domain-containing protein, with protein sequence MTEELRAYGAGIVTEPPRRTVIVSSMASDSHTWNLVYLELLVGELGFDVVNLGACVPDELLESECLSRRPAMLVLSSVNGHGHQDGLRVIRRLRALPELRGLPVVIGGKLGVGGALTAEETAQLLLAGFDAVFDDQQGAGAFRRFAATLPAGVTQVEA encoded by the coding sequence ATGACCGAAGAACTGCGCGCCTACGGCGCCGGGATCGTCACCGAGCCGCCGCGGCGGACGGTGATCGTCAGCAGCATGGCGTCGGACTCCCACACCTGGAACCTCGTCTACCTGGAGCTGCTCGTCGGCGAACTCGGTTTCGACGTCGTCAACCTGGGCGCCTGCGTGCCGGACGAGCTGCTGGAGTCGGAGTGCCTGAGCCGCCGCCCGGCGATGCTCGTGCTGAGCAGCGTCAACGGCCACGGTCACCAGGACGGCCTGCGCGTGATCCGGCGGCTGCGCGCTCTCCCGGAGCTGCGCGGGCTGCCGGTGGTGATCGGCGGCAAGCTCGGCGTCGGCGGGGCGCTCACCGCGGAGGAGACCGCGCAGCTGCTGCTCGCCGGGTTCGACGCGGTGTTCGACGACCAGCAGGGCGCGGGGGCGTTCCGCCGGTTCGCCGCGACGTTGCCCGCGGGCGTCACGCAGGTGGAGGCGTGA
- a CDS encoding decarboxylase — MSKYADLAAKYGTPAYVYDLDVVAESRDQLFGLLPEGFQLFYALKSNPHPEIGRELRRGGCRAEISSTGELVNALEAGFDPAGILYTGPGKTDTELEHALAAGVRLFSVESLTDLQHVGAAAEHQGVTASALLRVNTTASSGGTGIRMMGRPSQFGIDAETLPDLMPALKAVPGTRVVGAHFFTMSNAQDEDALLGEYEFVLTSAARLRDEVGLPLEVLDIGGGFSSPYAVPGPRTDYPKLRAGLETLLDLHLPEWRDGGIELACESGRYLSGSCGSLLAGVVNVKDSRGSRFVVLDAGINVVGGLSGIGRLLPAAVGVEETGDVVGSLVGPLCTPGDSLAKAAKLPELASGDVVTVPNVGAYGVTASLISFLGRPTPVEIVVRGGTALSVSRLDYQRVYEVAP; from the coding sequence ATGAGCAAGTACGCCGATCTCGCCGCGAAGTACGGCACGCCCGCCTACGTCTACGACCTCGACGTCGTCGCCGAGTCGCGGGACCAGCTCTTCGGCCTGCTGCCCGAAGGCTTCCAGCTGTTCTACGCGCTCAAGTCCAACCCGCACCCCGAAATCGGCCGCGAGCTGCGCCGCGGCGGCTGCCGCGCGGAGATCAGCTCCACCGGGGAGCTGGTGAACGCCCTGGAAGCCGGGTTCGACCCGGCCGGCATCCTCTACACCGGACCCGGCAAGACGGACACCGAGCTGGAGCACGCGCTCGCCGCCGGGGTCCGGCTGTTCTCCGTCGAGTCGCTGACCGACCTGCAGCACGTCGGCGCGGCGGCGGAGCACCAGGGCGTGACCGCGTCCGCGCTGCTGCGCGTCAACACCACCGCGAGCAGCGGCGGCACCGGCATCCGGATGATGGGCCGCCCGTCGCAGTTCGGCATCGACGCCGAGACGCTGCCCGACCTGATGCCCGCGCTCAAGGCGGTGCCGGGCACCCGGGTCGTCGGCGCGCACTTCTTCACCATGAGCAACGCCCAGGACGAGGATGCCCTGCTCGGCGAGTACGAGTTCGTGCTCACCTCGGCCGCGCGGCTGCGCGACGAGGTCGGCCTGCCCCTGGAGGTCCTGGACATCGGCGGCGGCTTCTCCTCGCCGTACGCGGTGCCCGGCCCGCGCACCGACTACCCGAAGCTGCGGGCCGGCCTCGAAACGCTGCTCGACCTGCACCTGCCCGAGTGGCGGGACGGCGGGATCGAGCTGGCCTGCGAGTCCGGCCGCTACCTGTCCGGCAGCTGCGGTTCGCTGCTGGCCGGCGTGGTCAACGTCAAGGACAGCCGCGGCAGCCGGTTCGTCGTGCTCGACGCCGGGATCAACGTCGTCGGCGGGCTTTCCGGGATCGGCAGGCTGCTGCCCGCGGCCGTCGGCGTCGAGGAGACCGGTGACGTCGTCGGCAGCCTCGTCGGTCCACTGTGCACGCCCGGCGACTCGCTGGCCAAGGCCGCGAAGCTGCCCGAGCTGGCGTCCGGCGACGTCGTCACCGTGCCGAACGTCGGCGCCTACGGCGTCACCGCGAGCCTGATCAGCTTCCTCGGCAGGCCCACGCCGGTGGAGATCGTGGTGCGGGGCGGCACGGCGCTGTCCGTGTCGCGCCTGGACTACCAGCGTGTCTACGAGGTGGCGCCATGA